One Streptomyces mobaraensis NBRC 13819 = DSM 40847 DNA segment encodes these proteins:
- a CDS encoding VOC family protein — protein MNITHAKLVTLPVADQERAKDFYVGTLGFEVLVDREAGPVRWLQVGPAGAQTSFTLATAEQGFVPGSVRGIMLETSDLDADCARLAAAGAVVEGPVDLPWGRQATLSDPDGNGFVLTAAAAGAGVAGAAGSTGTEG, from the coding sequence ATGAACATCACTCACGCCAAGCTCGTCACCCTCCCGGTCGCCGACCAGGAGCGGGCCAAGGACTTCTACGTCGGCACCCTCGGCTTCGAGGTGCTGGTGGACCGCGAGGCGGGTCCCGTGCGCTGGCTCCAGGTGGGGCCGGCCGGCGCGCAGACCAGCTTCACGCTGGCCACCGCCGAGCAGGGCTTCGTCCCGGGGAGCGTGCGCGGCATCATGCTGGAGACGTCGGACCTGGACGCCGACTGCGCCCGGCTGGCGGCGGCGGGGGCCGTCGTCGAAGGGCCGGTGGACCTTCCCTGGGGTCGGCAAGCGACCCTCAGTGATCCGGACGGCAACGGGTTCGTCCTGACGGCCGCGGCTGCCGGGGCGGGTGTGGCCGGCGCGGCCGGTTCCACCGGAACCGAGGGCTGA
- a CDS encoding SRPBCC family protein, whose translation MHDSPGTGTPGGSAAEHPVRTDRDDDLTAIHVDEFLPHPPDKVWRALTEPELLAQWMMPGDFRLVVGHRYTMTAMAMPGTGFSGTIRAKVLAFEPERMLRVGWRDADPDSRSGADWTITWTLEGEGRGTRLFLVHEGFDPDNALQMRARSIMDGGWRSGVLRGLRAVLDRI comes from the coding sequence ATGCACGACAGTCCCGGAACCGGCACGCCCGGCGGCAGCGCCGCCGAGCACCCCGTCCGCACCGACAGGGATGACGACCTCACCGCCATCCACGTCGACGAGTTCCTGCCGCACCCGCCCGACAAGGTCTGGCGCGCCCTCACGGAACCGGAGCTCCTGGCCCAGTGGATGATGCCGGGGGACTTCCGGCTCGTCGTCGGCCACCGCTACACGATGACGGCCATGGCCATGCCCGGCACCGGGTTCTCGGGCACGATCCGGGCCAAGGTCCTGGCCTTCGAGCCGGAGCGGATGCTCAGGGTCGGGTGGCGGGACGCCGACCCCGACTCCCGGTCCGGCGCCGACTGGACGATCACCTGGACCCTGGAGGGGGAGGGTCGGGGCACCCGCCTCTTCCTCGTCCACGAGGGCTTCGACCCGGACAACGCCCTCCAGATGCGCGCCCGTTCGATCATGGACGGCGGCTGGCGGTCCGGCGTGCTGCGCGGCCTGCGGGCGGTTCTCGACCGCATATGA
- a CDS encoding ArsR/SmtB family transcription factor — protein MRQHDRIFAALANPVRREVLRMLRDEGPQSVAVLAGRFDMARPSFSEHLRVLREAGLVSERKVGRQRLYRLEAVPLHEVQDWLSPFERFWRGKLAGLREVLDRMDDDPGADGPGTDGPSADDPGADPSGEACESSDLSEKSEKPEKREK, from the coding sequence GTGCGGCAGCACGACCGGATCTTCGCGGCGCTCGCCAACCCCGTGCGACGTGAGGTCCTGCGGATGCTCCGCGACGAGGGGCCGCAGTCCGTGGCGGTGCTCGCCGGGCGGTTCGACATGGCCCGGCCGAGTTTCTCGGAGCACCTGAGGGTGCTCAGGGAGGCCGGACTGGTGAGCGAGCGCAAGGTGGGGCGTCAGCGGCTGTACCGACTGGAGGCGGTGCCGTTGCACGAAGTGCAGGACTGGCTCAGCCCGTTCGAACGCTTCTGGCGAGGGAAGCTCGCCGGGCTCCGCGAGGTGCTCGACCGGATGGACGACGACCCGGGCGCCGACGGTCCAGGCACCGACGGCCCAAGCGCCGACGACCCGGGCGCCGACCCGTCGGGCGAGGCATGCGAAAGCAGTGATCTGTCAGAGAAGTCGGAGAAACCAGAGAAGCGAGAGAAGTGA